Proteins from one Capricornis sumatraensis isolate serow.1 chromosome 2, serow.2, whole genome shotgun sequence genomic window:
- the NDUFAF1 gene encoding complex I intermediate-associated protein 30, mitochondrial isoform X2 gives MALVHKLLNGTYILRKCPKPRVASCPFWGTRFADYCSSSFQKPVAAPGKASSQRKTKGSLEERHQREVALEITSPEDKPEISFDKAVKEEMKDHFRRLKDDIVKYWIGPEGRPLHEVLMEQAKVVWQFRSKEDLDKWTVTSDKAIGGRSEVFLKMGKNNQSALLYGTLSSEAPQDGESGRSGYCAMVSKIPRGPFEMKRSYDWSQFNTLYLRVRGDGRPWMVNIREDTDIIQRKDQMYSYFMFTRGGPYWQEVKPEATLMSCKQPTLLAIELLRLQSQQWRISLTSPFESR, from the exons atggctTTGGTTCATAAATTGTTGAATGGCACTTATATTCTCAGAAAATGCCCGAAGCCAAGAGTTGCCTCTTGTCCATTTTGGGGGACTCGCTTTGCAGACTATTGTTCCAGTAGTTTTCAGAAACCGGTGGCTGCTCCTGGCAAGGCCTCTTCTCAGAGGAAGACTAAAGGGAGTTTGGAAGAACGTCACCAGAGAGAAGTTGCTTTGGAAATAACTTCTCCTGAGGACAAGCCTGAAATTAGTTTTGATAAAGCagttaaagaagaaatgaaggaccATTTTAGGCGTTTGAAGGATGATATTGTGAAATATTGGATAGGGCCTGAAGGCCGCCCTCTGCATGAGGTCTTGATGGAACAAGCCAAGGTCGTCTGGCAGTTCCGTAGCAAAGAAGATTTGGATAAGTGGACAGTAACTTCTGATAAAGCTATTGGTGGCAGAAGTGAAGTGTTCCTGAAAATGGGCAAGAATAACCAAAGTGCGTTGCTGTATGGAACTCTGAGCTCTGAGGCACCCCAGGATGGGGAAAGTGGCCGAAGTGGGTACTGTGCTATGGTATCCAAGATTCCAAGG GGCCCTTTTGAAATGAAGAGATCTTACGATTGGTCCCAGTTCAACACTCTGTATCTCCGTGTCCGTGGAGATGGTCGACCTTGGATGGTGAATATCAGGGAGGACACAGATATAATCCAGAGGAAGGATCAGATGTACAGTTACTTCATGTTCACCCGTGGGGGGCCCTACTGGCAGGAGGTCAAG CCGGAAGCCACTCTCATGTCCTGTAAGCAGCCCACACTCCTTGCCATTGAGCTCCTccgtcttcaaagccagcagtggaGAATCTCCCTCACTTCCCCCTTTGAATCCCGCTGA
- the NDUFAF1 gene encoding complex I intermediate-associated protein 30, mitochondrial isoform X1, producing the protein MALVHKLLNGTYILRKCPKPRVASCPFWGTRFADYCSSSFQKPVAAPGKASSQRKTKGSLEERHQREVALEITSPEDKPEISFDKAVKEEMKDHFRRLKDDIVKYWIGPEGRPLHEVLMEQAKVVWQFRSKEDLDKWTVTSDKAIGGRSEVFLKMGKNNQSALLYGTLSSEAPQDGESGRSGYCAMVSKIPRGPFEMKRSYDWSQFNTLYLRVRGDGRPWMVNIREDTDIIQRKDQMYSYFMFTRGGPYWQEVKIPFSKFFFSNQGRIRDAQYQLLLDKISSIGFTLADKVDGPFFLEIDFIGVFTDPAHTEEFAYENSPELNPRLFK; encoded by the exons atggctTTGGTTCATAAATTGTTGAATGGCACTTATATTCTCAGAAAATGCCCGAAGCCAAGAGTTGCCTCTTGTCCATTTTGGGGGACTCGCTTTGCAGACTATTGTTCCAGTAGTTTTCAGAAACCGGTGGCTGCTCCTGGCAAGGCCTCTTCTCAGAGGAAGACTAAAGGGAGTTTGGAAGAACGTCACCAGAGAGAAGTTGCTTTGGAAATAACTTCTCCTGAGGACAAGCCTGAAATTAGTTTTGATAAAGCagttaaagaagaaatgaaggaccATTTTAGGCGTTTGAAGGATGATATTGTGAAATATTGGATAGGGCCTGAAGGCCGCCCTCTGCATGAGGTCTTGATGGAACAAGCCAAGGTCGTCTGGCAGTTCCGTAGCAAAGAAGATTTGGATAAGTGGACAGTAACTTCTGATAAAGCTATTGGTGGCAGAAGTGAAGTGTTCCTGAAAATGGGCAAGAATAACCAAAGTGCGTTGCTGTATGGAACTCTGAGCTCTGAGGCACCCCAGGATGGGGAAAGTGGCCGAAGTGGGTACTGTGCTATGGTATCCAAGATTCCAAGG GGCCCTTTTGAAATGAAGAGATCTTACGATTGGTCCCAGTTCAACACTCTGTATCTCCGTGTCCGTGGAGATGGTCGACCTTGGATGGTGAATATCAGGGAGGACACAGATATAATCCAGAGGAAGGATCAGATGTACAGTTACTTCATGTTCACCCGTGGGGGGCCCTACTGGCAGGAGGTCAAG attcctttctccaaatttttcttctctaatcaAGGACGAATCCGGGATGCCCAGTACCAGCTTCTGCTCGACAAG ATCTCATCTATTGGATTCACCCTGGCTGATAAAGTGGATGGTCCATTTTTCTTGGAAATagattttattggagtatttaCAGATCCGGCCCACACAGAAGAATTTGCCTATGAAAATTCTCCAGAGCTTAATCCAAGACTTTTTAAATAG